The Vigna angularis cultivar LongXiaoDou No.4 chromosome 6, ASM1680809v1, whole genome shotgun sequence genome contains the following window.
ATTTTCTCCACAATAATTCTCTACTGGgcacagatttttttttaaaaaaagttacaaaaactttacttatttttatgtgttgaatgatcaattttactttaaaaaaatatataaaaaagtccagttaaaaattgaacaaagttaattaaagatatatgactttttttctttataattatatattttttaaaattttgctacttttataattaatacaaaacaattgcaataaaatatgttattgtgTATTTAATATCATGATTATACgtgagttttaataaaataacatattaattaatttaaagtaattGCAACAAAATATGTTGTCTACATCTACCAAGggtaatatataattttacaaaaaatcattatttttttctcaaaactaaaaatgatgtatattttatataaagtaGACCCGATTGATCTCTCATTCAACTCtttgttaataatataagtTTTGTTCAAGTTGTAGAAAATATTGAGCAGGTCCAAACACataaaatttggttaatttgaattaattcttttaaatccAATTCAAACAAACCATAAactctctttatatatatatatatatatatatatatatatatatatatatatatatatatatgaaaatggtgaaaaaTCACAAATTTTCGAAACATTGTTCAAACTTCATAATCCAGGAAAAATTACtgtatagaaatttttttaagatgtcTCATTACCATAAATATCctataaaaattaagaatactACATAAAAAAAGATCATCACCGGGTTGATGACCAGATAGAGCCATGGCACCAAACtttttggaaattaaataaacgAGTTATTATACGGATAtgattaataatttcttttaactttgaatttagaaaatcaatcatttttaagtttttaatttactaTCTAAAATCCATAAATAACTAGATTGATCATGATAACACTGTTAGAATATAGTAAAATCAATGGTTGAAAGTGTAATAACGATATAGTCTAATTtgatcatattatatattaagaatGACGTTCTATATAATGTTATATGACtgtttaaaaaatcatttaatttattttaaataatcaaataactAGCCTATTTTATATTCTTGATGATGCAATATAATCacacaattaatatttatttttcatagcttcattttaatctttatttttttcctgtTTCGATTATAAATTTTGGCATAATAAGAGATATCTTACGCAATATGTATTTAGGGCGAATCTTAACTGTGCTTGAGAGGAGTTTTACTCCATATTATTTTGAGtgcatcacatttttttttaaaataacacttTAATAATcttgttgatatattttaaaaatatattctgatAATTTTGGCTTATAGGATAAAGaatcaaataaatttgaattactcTAAAACTTTTTAGTATGAAAGAAGCTTTCAATCTAACATTATGATATAAGAACTAATTTTCAAATAGTAGTTGGAAATTGAATAGAAAACTGGAGACcccaaaatgataaaagaattttcttaacaactattttttttcctataaaattaagaatttatatatatttatattcctaTACTATTATATACAGGAAATTTTCATTATTGGTGTACACATTTTCTTTCcacttttattctttaaataactattttttaaataaagtaattactTTACtgaagtaataattttttaaatttaattgttcttttatttactcttttttaaattttaaactttttaaaactggtataaatttttataataaaattatgaagattatttatatttaatttatattatagtaataatagttttattattttttattattataaaaaaaatagacacaCTATTATATTACGCAGGTACTTATCATTATGCATTTGTTTTAAGGTGTACTAACAAAAAGAATCTCCATTATgacaaacattaaaaagaaaaagaaataagacaaaaacagagaaaaaaattaatcactAAAATGAttcattttaatcatatttcaaatattatacttcataaataataacatcTTAAATTTACTCATTCCATTTTCtgatgatatattttaaaagataaattaatttgtattttctGTTTACCAAAAAAAGAACATAAACTAATTGAGTTGATAATATCTTTACTTTGTAGGTTTACACTAAATGCATTGTATTTTCCTTTAATTATCCATTATCCCTTTATCTAAAAATTATTCatcaacatttttcttttaaattaatttaaattcatcaaattttaattttctattatttttaactaagaacaaatttataatcttcaatttctatttattaaaatttgttttaattaagccatctttcaaattcatttttccAAATTAATCTTTCAATTAAATACACAGCATAAATCAAAACTTTAACCAACCAAATTGTCTAAAAGGTATCATCCGAGACATAAGCTACATTACTGATATTTTAATAGCTAGCTCATATCAGCCTTATTACCCTCAATTCATATATGCCTTGGTTATGTGGATTCTCTTACTGAAGGTGCAGTCCAGTGCTTCAGGTTCAGACTTTTGAATCTTTTGGAGGTGTATTAGCAAATTTATAGGAATACTGATCCGCTCCCGTTAGGTATCTAACACCTGCTACATCACTGATGGGAACCGCCTCAGAAATTTCTCTCAGGTCCTCTTCTGACAGTTTCACTGCTAAGGCTCCCAGATTTTGATCCAGATTTTTAATCTTAGTTGTTCCTGTAAAGATACCAAGAAACTGATGAAGAAACAATCATACACCTAGCCACAAAATATACATGAACACTGAACATATTTGTGCTTCAAAATGCTTCGGACATAACAgttcaaacttttcaaaatactCTATGGAATCCTCAATATCTATCAGATAGTTTGTCACTCACCAGGGATAGGAACAACATTCTCTCCTTGCTGGAGAACCCATGCTAGTGCCAACTGAGCAGGAGTAGCCTGATGCTTCTTTGCAAGACTTTCAATTCGTTCATATATATTCTTATTCTTTTCCAGATTCTCTGCTTGGAAACGTGGATGTGTTTTCTGATAAGTTAAATAATAGCCATCagaaaacaatataatatctttcttcttttaaaaagaaGTAAGTTAAATTCAATAACATGTATTTGCAATGAAGAAGATTTTTCGTCACATCTTAACAATTCTATCCCCCACGATATACAGCAGAACACACATGAAACTGCAAATGCTAAAATAACATATACCAGGTTGCTAAATGCAGACACATTTTCCAGAATTCCTTTTCCCCCAAAAAAGCCACGACCCAGAGGACTATATGGTACAATTCCAATATTAAGTTCCCTGTACCAATAGAAACATTAGATTAACACAAAAATTCAGCCAGCACATTCTCCATAACTAAGCAATTTTCTTTATCATCCTTCACACTGTTATTGTTTTCAGGAATTTAATGTAGGCGTGGAACGAAAGAAAGTCGGTATTTGTATTTAATgatgtacaaaaaaaaaattatgatagataaaataataattataacaaaatgaaaGTACTAATAATGAtggtaataaataaaagatttcaCTCTGCcctctcttcctctttctttcttttttccatttttttcacTAACTCAGATCCCAGATCACATGCAAGAGTTCCAGCGCCAtgaagttaaaaagaaaatggaagtAACCTGCAGAGTGGGATTATCTCTTCCTCAACGTCACGAGTCCACAGAGACCACTCCAGTTGCACAGCTGTGATGGGATGAACTGCGTGCGCTCTCCTTATAGTATCCGGACTCGCTTCAGATAACCCAATATACTTCACTTTACCCTCTTCCACCAGTTTCTTAAGTTCACCCACCTAAAATATAACAAACTATTTGATTACATAATGTGTTGTATATCAGCAAAATCATAGATAGATTTCTGAAAGGAAGAAATCATTAACTGTATCCTCTATAGGTGTAGATTGGTCCACTCTGTGCTGATAATAGAGATCAATGTAATCAACACCAAGACGCTTCAAGCTAGCTTCACAGCATGACCGCACATATTCCGGCGAACCCTTGATCTCAACCCTAGACTCTGTTTTCAGAATACCAAATTTCGTGGCTATCTGGATCTTTTCTCTGGGTAACTGCTTCAAAGCCTGTTCCAACAAAATcccaaaaaagaaaatgaaaaacacaaCTACTGATTATAAAGGAAAATTTCCAGTCATATTTATACTTCAGTCCATTCTAACAAAAGTTTTCCTCCATAGACACACTAAAGATCACGATTCAATAATCTTCCTTCTAGAACCTTCCAAACCTGACAATTAcacatattataattaatctCGATATTTTGGTATTAagaatattatttatgattaattatatCATAGAGATTCAAACTTTTAGACAAGAATTTTCTTTATCTAAACAACAAGGTTCTATAAACCATACTGATTGGTTTGCTAAAACAGGAAAATGGTTAATCAGCAAATAGAAGGAAAAGACAAGTAAACCTAATTCTACTACTACAGACAATAAACTAATGGTACCTTTCCAACCAAAACTTCATTGGCATTAGCTCCATAAACATCAGCTGTATCAAAAAAGGTAATTCCCTTACTGAACGCATACTTGATAATAGAAATGCCATCCTCTTCTGGGAGAGGCTCATTGTACGATCCAGACAGGCCCATGCATCCGAATCCCAATTTTGAAacctacaatataaaaaaaaaaatagattaagtCTAAATCCAACTTTCAAAATCATGCTTATAAGGTGAGAGGTTACCTACTGATTTACATATTTGTGGG
Protein-coding sequences here:
- the LOC108344743 gene encoding probable aldo-keto reductase 1, whose protein sequence is MEHLEHIQRVKLGTQGFEVSKLGFGCMGLSGSYNEPLPEEDGISIIKYAFSKGITFFDTADVYGANANEVLVGKALKQLPREKIQIATKFGILKTESRVEIKGSPEYVRSCCEASLKRLGVDYIDLYYQHRVDQSTPIEDTVGELKKLVEEGKVKYIGLSEASPDTIRRAHAVHPITAVQLEWSLWTRDVEEEIIPLCRELNIGIVPYSPLGRGFFGGKGILENVSAFSNLKTHPRFQAENLEKNKNIYERIESLAKKHQATPAQLALAWVLQQGENVVPIPGTTKIKNLDQNLGALAVKLSEEDLREISEAVPISDVAGVRYLTGADQYSYKFANTPPKDSKV